One Engystomops pustulosus chromosome 7, aEngPut4.maternal, whole genome shotgun sequence DNA window includes the following coding sequences:
- the DCAF4 gene encoding DDB1- and CUL4-associated factor 4 isoform X1 — MRRNYKPEGRGHNRHRNWRRQDTRWHNNYRCRTGASSDVASPSSSTGSSSSSTQSSSVPELPGFYYDPEKNRYFRLLPGHNNCNPLTKEGIMKKQMEVKRLQDLEEDKNRKKSSRLGLNASLLLRKQQLGSLPSTTYCRRIHEMKVSCMQMKKVTIVNPESVGVETLKYEFILADSPCERLFVVNDLENGFCKYDLLNLNGLWKDVPTVESHDDNLYFTSQKVVTACWASLNAPDSHVLVCFLGKPEAPGCVSLIPACRFRNLAADYDDVRPEVVYNIRISNAWSCAWCLNPRLECSYAAGLRNQVLVLNAITDVQYTFRTNSDVLAQQFATQNLLLYNGCRSGEVFSIDLRVPYRSPNNCRKGVTFSQSSSITCLRLLQDENYLVVSDMSGQIKLWDLRMVKSVHNYEGHVNSYAHLPVHVKEEEGLLLAVGQDCYTRIWNFQDARLLRTIPSPHPAAKDSIPSIVFSSYHGGKRPVPGLLMAVKKDLYHFTYDSLDF; from the exons gtgtAGAACAGGAGCATCCTCTGACGTTGCCAGCCCAAGCTCCTCCACAGGTTCTTCTTCTAGTTCAACTCAGTCATCTTCAGTACCCG AACTTCCAGGGTTTTACTATGATCCCGAAAAGAACAGATATTTCCGCTTGCTACCGGGGCACAATAACTGTAACCCGCTGACAAAGGAGGGAATAATGAAGAAGCAAATGGAGGTGAAGAGATTACAGGACCTTGAAGAAGATAAAAATAGGAAG AAGTCGAGCAGACTCGGATTGAACGCCTCATTACTGCTTCGTAAACAACAGCTTGGATCTCTGCCCTCTACCACCTATTGCAG ACGTATTCATGAGATGAAAGTGAGCTGTATGCAGATGAAGAAGGTGACTATTGTGAATCCCGAATCTGTAGGAGTCGAGACACTCAAGTATGAGTTCATTCTG GCAGACTCCCCCTGTGAACGCCTATTTGTAGTGAACGATTTGGAGAATGGTTTCTGTAAATATGATCTGCTGAACCTCAATGGACTATGGAAAGATGTGCCGACAGTAGAGAGCCATGATGATAATCTTTATTTTACCAGTCAGAAG GTGGTAACTGCATGTTGGGCCTCACTGAATGCTCCGGATTCCCATGTTCT TGTTTGTTTTCTTGGAAAACCAGAAGCCCCAGGCTGTGTCAGTCTCATCCCAGCATGTCGTTTTAGGAACTTGGCTGCAGACTATG ATGATGTCCGTCCAGAAGTGGTCTATAATATCAGAATCTCTAACGCCTGGTCTTGTGCATGGTGCCTTAACCCTCGCCTGGAGTGTTCTTACGCAGCAG GTCTGCGGAATCAAGTCCTGGTTCTCAATGCTATTACCGATGTTCAGTACACTTTCCGGACCAACAGTGATGTTTTGGCTCAGCAATTTGCCACACAG AACTTACTGCTGTATAATGGCTGCCGCTCCGGAGAAGTGTTTTCTATCGATCTACGTGTCCCCTATCGGTCCCCTAATAACTGTAGGAAAGGCGTGACGTTCTCTCAGAGCTCCAGCATCACCTGTCTGCGGCTTCTCCAGGATGAGAACTACTTGGTGGTGTCCGATATGTCTGGGCAG ATAAAGCTGTGGGATCTGCGGATGGTGAAATCCGTGCACAACTATGAAGGACATGTTAACAGTTATGCACATTTACCAGTGCACGTGAAGGAAGAGGAAGGATTGCTGCTCGCAG TTGGACAAGATTGTTACACAAGGATCTGGAACTTCCAGGATGCCCGACTTCTGAGGACAATCCCATCCCCACACCCCGCAGCCAAGGACTCTATACCAAGTATTGTGTTCTCCTCCTACCACGGAGGGAAAAGACCGGTTCCTGGATTACTTATGGCCGTCAAGAAAGACTTATATCACTTTACTTATGACTCGCTGGACTTTTAA
- the DCAF4 gene encoding DDB1- and CUL4-associated factor 4 isoform X2 has protein sequence MRRNYKPEGRGHNRHRNWRRQDTRWHNNYRTGASSDVASPSSSTGSSSSSTQSSSVPELPGFYYDPEKNRYFRLLPGHNNCNPLTKEGIMKKQMEVKRLQDLEEDKNRKKSSRLGLNASLLLRKQQLGSLPSTTYCRRIHEMKVSCMQMKKVTIVNPESVGVETLKYEFILADSPCERLFVVNDLENGFCKYDLLNLNGLWKDVPTVESHDDNLYFTSQKVVTACWASLNAPDSHVLVCFLGKPEAPGCVSLIPACRFRNLAADYDDVRPEVVYNIRISNAWSCAWCLNPRLECSYAAGLRNQVLVLNAITDVQYTFRTNSDVLAQQFATQNLLLYNGCRSGEVFSIDLRVPYRSPNNCRKGVTFSQSSSITCLRLLQDENYLVVSDMSGQIKLWDLRMVKSVHNYEGHVNSYAHLPVHVKEEEGLLLAVGQDCYTRIWNFQDARLLRTIPSPHPAAKDSIPSIVFSSYHGGKRPVPGLLMAVKKDLYHFTYDSLDF, from the exons AACAGGAGCATCCTCTGACGTTGCCAGCCCAAGCTCCTCCACAGGTTCTTCTTCTAGTTCAACTCAGTCATCTTCAGTACCCG AACTTCCAGGGTTTTACTATGATCCCGAAAAGAACAGATATTTCCGCTTGCTACCGGGGCACAATAACTGTAACCCGCTGACAAAGGAGGGAATAATGAAGAAGCAAATGGAGGTGAAGAGATTACAGGACCTTGAAGAAGATAAAAATAGGAAG AAGTCGAGCAGACTCGGATTGAACGCCTCATTACTGCTTCGTAAACAACAGCTTGGATCTCTGCCCTCTACCACCTATTGCAG ACGTATTCATGAGATGAAAGTGAGCTGTATGCAGATGAAGAAGGTGACTATTGTGAATCCCGAATCTGTAGGAGTCGAGACACTCAAGTATGAGTTCATTCTG GCAGACTCCCCCTGTGAACGCCTATTTGTAGTGAACGATTTGGAGAATGGTTTCTGTAAATATGATCTGCTGAACCTCAATGGACTATGGAAAGATGTGCCGACAGTAGAGAGCCATGATGATAATCTTTATTTTACCAGTCAGAAG GTGGTAACTGCATGTTGGGCCTCACTGAATGCTCCGGATTCCCATGTTCT TGTTTGTTTTCTTGGAAAACCAGAAGCCCCAGGCTGTGTCAGTCTCATCCCAGCATGTCGTTTTAGGAACTTGGCTGCAGACTATG ATGATGTCCGTCCAGAAGTGGTCTATAATATCAGAATCTCTAACGCCTGGTCTTGTGCATGGTGCCTTAACCCTCGCCTGGAGTGTTCTTACGCAGCAG GTCTGCGGAATCAAGTCCTGGTTCTCAATGCTATTACCGATGTTCAGTACACTTTCCGGACCAACAGTGATGTTTTGGCTCAGCAATTTGCCACACAG AACTTACTGCTGTATAATGGCTGCCGCTCCGGAGAAGTGTTTTCTATCGATCTACGTGTCCCCTATCGGTCCCCTAATAACTGTAGGAAAGGCGTGACGTTCTCTCAGAGCTCCAGCATCACCTGTCTGCGGCTTCTCCAGGATGAGAACTACTTGGTGGTGTCCGATATGTCTGGGCAG ATAAAGCTGTGGGATCTGCGGATGGTGAAATCCGTGCACAACTATGAAGGACATGTTAACAGTTATGCACATTTACCAGTGCACGTGAAGGAAGAGGAAGGATTGCTGCTCGCAG TTGGACAAGATTGTTACACAAGGATCTGGAACTTCCAGGATGCCCGACTTCTGAGGACAATCCCATCCCCACACCCCGCAGCCAAGGACTCTATACCAAGTATTGTGTTCTCCTCCTACCACGGAGGGAAAAGACCGGTTCCTGGATTACTTATGGCCGTCAAGAAAGACTTATATCACTTTACTTATGACTCGCTGGACTTTTAA
- the DCAF4 gene encoding DDB1- and CUL4-associated factor 4 isoform X3 translates to MKKQMEVKRLQDLEEDKNRKKSSRLGLNASLLLRKQQLGSLPSTTYCRRIHEMKVSCMQMKKVTIVNPESVGVETLKYEFILADSPCERLFVVNDLENGFCKYDLLNLNGLWKDVPTVESHDDNLYFTSQKVVTACWASLNAPDSHVLVCFLGKPEAPGCVSLIPACRFRNLAADYDDVRPEVVYNIRISNAWSCAWCLNPRLECSYAAGLRNQVLVLNAITDVQYTFRTNSDVLAQQFATQNLLLYNGCRSGEVFSIDLRVPYRSPNNCRKGVTFSQSSSITCLRLLQDENYLVVSDMSGQIKLWDLRMVKSVHNYEGHVNSYAHLPVHVKEEEGLLLAVGQDCYTRIWNFQDARLLRTIPSPHPAAKDSIPSIVFSSYHGGKRPVPGLLMAVKKDLYHFTYDSLDF, encoded by the exons ATGAAGAAGCAAATGGAGGTGAAGAGATTACAGGACCTTGAAGAAGATAAAAATAGGAAG AAGTCGAGCAGACTCGGATTGAACGCCTCATTACTGCTTCGTAAACAACAGCTTGGATCTCTGCCCTCTACCACCTATTGCAG ACGTATTCATGAGATGAAAGTGAGCTGTATGCAGATGAAGAAGGTGACTATTGTGAATCCCGAATCTGTAGGAGTCGAGACACTCAAGTATGAGTTCATTCTG GCAGACTCCCCCTGTGAACGCCTATTTGTAGTGAACGATTTGGAGAATGGTTTCTGTAAATATGATCTGCTGAACCTCAATGGACTATGGAAAGATGTGCCGACAGTAGAGAGCCATGATGATAATCTTTATTTTACCAGTCAGAAG GTGGTAACTGCATGTTGGGCCTCACTGAATGCTCCGGATTCCCATGTTCT TGTTTGTTTTCTTGGAAAACCAGAAGCCCCAGGCTGTGTCAGTCTCATCCCAGCATGTCGTTTTAGGAACTTGGCTGCAGACTATG ATGATGTCCGTCCAGAAGTGGTCTATAATATCAGAATCTCTAACGCCTGGTCTTGTGCATGGTGCCTTAACCCTCGCCTGGAGTGTTCTTACGCAGCAG GTCTGCGGAATCAAGTCCTGGTTCTCAATGCTATTACCGATGTTCAGTACACTTTCCGGACCAACAGTGATGTTTTGGCTCAGCAATTTGCCACACAG AACTTACTGCTGTATAATGGCTGCCGCTCCGGAGAAGTGTTTTCTATCGATCTACGTGTCCCCTATCGGTCCCCTAATAACTGTAGGAAAGGCGTGACGTTCTCTCAGAGCTCCAGCATCACCTGTCTGCGGCTTCTCCAGGATGAGAACTACTTGGTGGTGTCCGATATGTCTGGGCAG ATAAAGCTGTGGGATCTGCGGATGGTGAAATCCGTGCACAACTATGAAGGACATGTTAACAGTTATGCACATTTACCAGTGCACGTGAAGGAAGAGGAAGGATTGCTGCTCGCAG TTGGACAAGATTGTTACACAAGGATCTGGAACTTCCAGGATGCCCGACTTCTGAGGACAATCCCATCCCCACACCCCGCAGCCAAGGACTCTATACCAAGTATTGTGTTCTCCTCCTACCACGGAGGGAAAAGACCGGTTCCTGGATTACTTATGGCCGTCAAGAAAGACTTATATCACTTTACTTATGACTCGCTGGACTTTTAA